The Henckelia pumila isolate YLH828 chromosome 2, ASM3356847v2, whole genome shotgun sequence genome includes a window with the following:
- the LOC140883835 gene encoding NADH dehydrogenase [ubiquinone] 1 beta subcomplex subunit 8, mitochondrial — MAGRLSQAASRIMGANGVVSRSVASSLRQRSGMGLPVGKHIVPDKPLPVNDELVWDNGTPFPEPCVDRIADTVGKYEALAWMCGGLSFFASLGLLAVWNDKASKIPFAPKVYPYDNLRVELGGEP, encoded by the exons ATGGCAGGAAGACTGAGCCAGGCTGCATCCCGAATCATGGGTGCAAACGGTGTCGTTTCACGTTCCGTCGCGTCCTCTCTCCGCCAGCGTTCGGGTATGGGCCTCCCCGTTGGCAAACACATCGTCCCCGATAAACCC CTTCCGGTGAATGATGAGCTTGTATGGGATAATGGAACCCCATTTCCTGAACCATGTGTTGATCGCATTGCTGATACTGTGGGAAAG TACGAAGCTTTAGCTTGGATGTGTGGAGGATTGAGTTTTTTCGCATCGCTTGGATTATTAGCTGTGTGGAATGATAAGGCTTCTAAAATCCCTTTT GCACCGAAGGTCTACCCTTATGACAACTTAAGAGTGGAGCTTGGAGGAGAACCCTAG
- the LOC140879909 gene encoding phospholipase D delta-like — protein sequence MAEENSDNIIYLHGDLDLRILEARCLPNMDMVSEHLRRCFTAFDVCRKPFPGTGRGGKSKHHHSSIITSDPYVTVCLAGARVARTRVISNSQNPVWNENFKIPLAHPVSQVEFQVKDNDVFGAELIGVALVSAKQIAAGEPFDEWVPVLGAYGKPPKPDTAIRLQMTFIPCYKNPIYYKGISENFGLNESYFPPRHGGKVTLYQDAHVIDGMLPEIELDEKSNFEHEKCWEDICHAILEAHHLVYIVGWSIYHKVRLIREPTKPLPRGGNLNLGELLKYKSQEGVRVLLLVWDDKTSHSKFFINTAGVMQTHDEETRKFFKHSSVTCVLAPRYASSKLSIFKQQVVGTLYTHHQKCVIVDTQGHGNNRKITSFIGGLDLCDGRYDTPEHRITRNLDTVFQEDYHNPTFPTGTKAPRQPWHDLHCKIEGPAAYDVLTNFEQRWKKATKWSEFGRRFKKISRWHDDALIKIERISWIISPSSTVPSDDPSLWVSTEDDPQNWHVQVFRSIDSGSLKGFPKSVQAAEEQNLVCAKNLVIDKSIQMAYIKAIRSAQHFIYIENQYFLGASYAWPSYKDAGADNTIPMELALKIVSKIKAKERFAVYVVIPMWPEGVPSSASVQEILYWQGQTMQMMYEIIAREIKSAELENARPTDYLNFYCLGNRDELTDESNANGQSPSNGNSVPSQKFRRFMIYVHAKGMVVDDEYVILGSANINQRSMAGSRDTEIAMGAYQPHHTWAKKKAHPYGQVYGYRMSLWAEHMGNTDDCFKNPEKLNCVAKVNSIANDNWQKFTADEFTPLQGHILKYPLQVEADGKISPLPGYENFPDVGGKVLGAPTSLPDALTT from the exons ATGGCAGAAGAGAATTCGGACAACATAATATACCTTCATGGAGACCTTGATCTTAGGATCCTCGAAGCCAGGTGTTTGCCCAACATGGATATGGTCTCCGAGCACCTCCGCCGGTGCTTCACCGCATTCGATGTCTGCCGGAAGCCTTTCCCCGGGACCGGCCGCGGCGGGAAATCCAAGCATCACCACAGCAGTATCATCACCAGCGATCCGTACGTCACCGTCTGTCTTGCGGGCGCACGGGTTGCACGGACTCGGGTCATTTCCAATTCGCAGAATCCCGTTTGGAATGAGAATTTCAAGATCCCCTTAGCTCACCCGGTTTCCCAG GTCGAATTTCAGGTGAAAGACAATGATGTTTTCGGTGCTGAGCTCATCGGAGTGGCTCTTGTGTCAGCGAAGCAGATTGCGGCTGGCGAGCCCTTTGATGAGTGGGTTCCCGTGCTTGGGGCATATGGGAAGCCCCCAAAGCCGGATACAGCCATTCGATTGCAGATGACATTCATTCCTTGTTACAAGAATCCCATTTATTACAAGGGGATTTCCGAAAATTTTGGATTGAACGAAAGCTATTTTCCACCACGCCATGGGGGGAAGGTGACGTTGTATCAGGATGCACATGTGATTGATGGGATGCTGCCAGAGATCGAGTTAGATGAGAAGAGTAATTTTGAGCACGAAAAGTGTTGGGAGGATATTTGTCATGCGATATTAGAGGCGCATCATTTGGTGTATATAGTTGGATGGTCGATTTATCACAAGGTGCGGCTTATCAGGGAGCCGACTAAGCCTTTGCCAAGAGGTGGGAATTTGAATTTGGGAGAGTTGCTTAAGTACAAGTCACAAGAAGGGGTGAGAGTGTTGTTGCTGGTTTGGGATGATAAGACTTCTCACAGCAAGTTTTTTATTAACACG GCAGGAGTGATGCAAACTCATGATGAGGAAACCCGAAAGTTTTTCAAGCACTCTTCAGTTACTTGTGTTTTGGCCCCTCGTTATGCTAGCAGTAAACTTAGCATTTTCAAGCAACAG GTTGTCGGAACTCTTTATACGCACCATCAGAAATGTGTGATAGTGGACACTCAAGGCCATGGCAACAACAGAAAGATAACTTCTTTCATTGGTGGCCTTGATCTCTGTGATGGACGCTATGATACACCTGAGCATAGAATAACTCGTAATCTCGACACTGTGTTTCAGGAGGATTATCATAATCCTACATTTCCT ACGGGAACAAAGGCCCCAAGACAACCATGGCATGATTTACACTGCAAAATTGAAGGCCCAGCTGCTTATGATGTGCTTACAAATTTTGAGCAACGATGGAAGAAAGCAACTAAATGGTCAGAGTTTGGACGCcgctttaaaaaaatatcacgtTGGCATGACGATGCTTTGATAAAGATTGAACGCATCTCATGGATAATTAGTCCTTCATCCACTGTTCCAAGTGATGACCCTTCACTATGGGTTTCCACTGAAGATGATCCCCAAAACTGGCATGTTCAG GTTTTCCGATCTATAGACTCAGGATCGTTGAAAGGATTTCCCAAAAGTGTACAGGCGGCTGAGGAGCAA AACTTGGTCTGCGCTAAAAATTTGGTGATTGATAAGAGCATTCAGATGGCTTatatcaaagcgataagatcTGCTCAACACTTTATATATATTGAGAATCAATATTTCCTTGGGGCATCTTATGCTTGGCCCTCATACAAAGATGCAG GTGCTGACAATACAATTCCAATGGAACTGGCGTTAAAGATTGTCAGCAAAATAAAGGCAAAAGAAAGATTTGCCGTTTACGTTGTTATCCCAATGTGGCCTGAAGGTGTTCCCAGTTCAGCCTCAGTACAAGAAATCCTTTATTGGCAG GGGCAGACAATGCAAATGATGTATGAAATTATTGCCCGAGAAATCAAGTCTGCTGAGCTTGAAAATGCACGGCCAACTGACTATCTGAATTTCTATTGTCTTGGCAATCGAGACGAATTGACTGATGAATCAAATGCAAATGGCCAATCCCCCTCAAATGGAAATTCA GTACCTTCGCAAAAATTCAGGCGTTTTATGATTTACGTGCATGCCAAAGGAATGGTAGTGGATGATGAGTATGTGATACTGGGTTCTGCCAACATAAACCAACGGTCTATGGCAGGGTCAAGAGATACCGAGATTGCCATGGGCGCCTATCAGCCGCATCACACCTGGGCTAAAAAGAAGGCTCATCCATATGGGCAG GTATATGGCTACCGAATGTCGCTTTGGGCGGAGCACATGGGAAACACTGACGATTGCTTCAAGAATCCTGAGAAATTGAATTGTGTGGCGAAAGTTAATTCCATTGCTAATGATAACTGGCAGAAGTTCACGGCCGACGAGTTTACTCCACTACAAGGCCATATCCTCAAATATCCACTGCAGGTAGAAGCAGATGGAAAGATTTCTCCACTGCCCGGATATGAAAATTTTCCAGATGTTGGTGGTAAGGTGCTTGGGGCTCCAACCAGTCTTCCTGATGCTTTGActacataa
- the LOC140879910 gene encoding plastocyanin-like — protein MAAITSAAVAIPSSFTGLKAAASSSKVAVATRAVPKFTVKASLKDFGIAVAATAASVILASNALAVDVKLGSDDGSLLFLPGTFEVAPGEKITFINNAGFPHNVVFDEDAVPAGVDVSKISMAEEDLLNAKGETYSVSLTEKGTYSFYCSPHQGAGMVGKVTVK, from the coding sequence ATGGCAGCTATTACCTCTGCAGCAGTCGCCATACCATCATCATTCACTGGCCTGAAGGCTGCTGCCTCATCATCCAAGGTCGCAGTTGCCACTCGGGCCGTCCCGAAATTCACTGTCAAGGCCTCGTTAAAGGACTTCGGCATCGCCGTTGCCGCCACCGCCGCCAGTGTGATATTGGCCAGCAATGCCTTGGCCGTTGATGTCAAACTTGGTAGTGATGATGGTTCTTTGCTTTTTCTTCCGGGGACATTTGAGGTGGCACCAGGTGAGAAAATCACCTTCATAAACAATGCTGGATTCCCACACAACGTGGTCTTCGACGAGGATGCGGTTCCGGCCGGGGTCGATGTATCCAAGATTTCAATGGCTGAGGAGGATTTACTTAACGCAAAAGGGGAGACTTACTCTGTTTCTTTGACAGAGAAAGGGACTTACTCTTTCTACTGCTCCCCTCACCAAGGAGCTGGAATGGTTGGAAAAGTAACTGTAAAGTAA